CCCATGCTGCGTCTCGACGACCTCAACCTGTTCGCCCGTACCGCCGAGCTCGGCAGCCTGTCCGCCGCCGCCCGCGAGCTGGACATCTCGCCGGCGGTGGCCAGCGCCGCGCTCAAGCGCCTGGAACAGCAGCTGCAGGTGCGCCTGATCCTGCGCTCGACCCGCAGCCTGCGCCTGACCCCCGAGGGCGAGCAGTACCTGGCCCATGCGCGCAGCGCCCTGCACAGCCTGGAGAGTGGCCGCCTGGCCCTGGCCAGCGGGCGCGAGAGCATCGGCGGGGTGCTGCAGCTGGCCGCGCCCTCGGACTTCGGGCGCAACGTGCTGCTGCCCTGGCTCGATCAGTTCCAGCAGGAACATCCACAGCTCAGCCTGCGCCTGTTGCTCAGCGACCGGGTGGCCGACCTGTTCCGCCAGCCGGTGGATATCGCCCTGCGCTATGGCGAGCCGGAAGATTCCAGCCTGGTGGCGCTGCCCATCGCCCCCGGCAACCGCCGCGTGCTGTGCGCCGCGCCGGACTACTTCGCCCGCCATGGCGTGCCGCAGCAGCCGGCGGCGCTGCGCCGGCACAACTGCCTGCTGTACATGCTCGGTGGCCGCGTGCACGAGCGCTGGAGCTTCTCTGGCGAGGCGCTGACGGTAAGCGGCAACCGGGTCAGCGACGATGCCGATGTGGTGCGGCGCTGGGCCGTGGCGGGGCAGGGCGTGGTGTACAAGTCGTGGCTGGATGTGGCGGCCGACGTGCAGGCTGGGCGCCTGCAGGTGGCCCTGGGCGACTACCTGGGCGAGCCGACGCCGCTCAACCTGATCTGCGCCCATCGCGACCAGTTGAGCCGGCCGGTGCGCCTGCTGCACGAGTTTCTCCAGCAGCGCTGCGCCGAGCTGCTGGCGCAGGTGCCCTGGGCATAAACAAGTAGGGCGGGTGCAACCCGCGTCGCGTATCGCGCGGGTTGCAGCCGCCCTACACAGGCGAGGC
The window above is part of the Pseudomonas alcaligenes genome. Proteins encoded here:
- a CDS encoding LysR family transcriptional regulator, which encodes MLRLDDLNLFARTAELGSLSAAARELDISPAVASAALKRLEQQLQVRLILRSTRSLRLTPEGEQYLAHARSALHSLESGRLALASGRESIGGVLQLAAPSDFGRNVLLPWLDQFQQEHPQLSLRLLLSDRVADLFRQPVDIALRYGEPEDSSLVALPIAPGNRRVLCAAPDYFARHGVPQQPAALRRHNCLLYMLGGRVHERWSFSGEALTVSGNRVSDDADVVRRWAVAGQGVVYKSWLDVAADVQAGRLQVALGDYLGEPTPLNLICAHRDQLSRPVRLLHEFLQQRCAELLAQVPWA